In Xanthomonas sp. SI, the following are encoded in one genomic region:
- a CDS encoding gas vesicle protein has translation MSQHEEQSTAALDTDALLAAAHHPDYLLQDLVAIANLGVQIGLTLTVGGSTISGMLIGGKEFMQRLTESITEVAPDELVAPLQERFQPYRDIYEQSELKPATFVHLADARVVATGGEFPVNGCLWRGRISQVSGFSIGLMSSV, from the coding sequence ATGTCACAACACGAAGAACAATCGACCGCGGCGCTGGATACCGATGCGCTGCTCGCCGCTGCCCATCATCCCGACTACCTGCTGCAGGATCTGGTGGCGATCGCGAACCTGGGCGTGCAGATCGGGCTGACGCTGACGGTGGGCGGCAGCACCATCTCCGGCATGTTGATCGGCGGCAAGGAGTTCATGCAGCGGCTGACCGAGTCGATTACCGAGGTGGCGCCCGACGAGTTGGTCGCGCCGCTGCAGGAGCGCTTCCAGCCCTACCGCGACATCTACGAGCAGAGCGAGCTGAAGCCGGCCACCTTCGTTCACCTTGCCGATGCGCGGGTCGTGGCCACGGGCGGCGAATTCCCGGTCAACGGCTGTCTGTGGCGTGGGCGGATCAGCCAGGTGTCCGGCTTCAGCATCGGCCTGATGTCCAGCGTCTGA
- a CDS encoding ParD-like family protein has protein sequence MGIVNIDDELHDQLRRACTVTSRSINAQATFWIRIGMLCEMHPELSFQDLVARELRAAGVQPQALKSGRA, from the coding sequence ATGGGCATCGTCAACATCGATGACGAGTTGCACGACCAACTGCGCCGCGCCTGCACGGTCACCAGCCGTTCGATCAATGCGCAGGCCACCTTCTGGATCAGGATCGGCATGCTGTGCGAGATGCATCCGGAGCTGTCGTTCCAGGACCTGGTGGCGCGCGAGTTGCGCGCGGCCGGGGTGCAACCGCAGGCGCTGAAATCGGGGCGGGCGTGA